CCAGCGAACGGGAAAGCATGCGGGGTGCGAGCCCGCTCTCCGCGAATTTTTCCTTGAACATGCGCCCGGGGATGATGATGGAAAGATACTGGCTGCCTGTCAGCAGATTGCCGATAAAACAGGAGGCGATCGTCGTGGCGATCAGGCCGCCGGCACGGCGCACGCCGCGAGTGATGGCGCTGAGCAGAACGCGCAGGAAACCGCCCGCTTCAAGAAAACCTCCCATGGCCATCGCGGCGATAGCCAGCTCGACGGACCACATCATCGGGAACATGCCGCCGCGCCCCACAAGACGAGAGATCATGGCGGACACGTCCTTGGCCAGTTCGGGCGCAAGCGTGATCCCCCTTTCGGCCAGGAGCCCGGCAACGGCCGTCATGTCAGCGGCGCCGGCGACCTGAGCCGTCAGCTGAGGTTTGTAGCCGCTCTGCCCAAGGGACCAGATCTCGCCGATGGAAACGCCCTGGGTAAAGGCCATGATGACGGACACGAGAATACCGAGGCAGATGCCGGGCATGGCGGGGACTCTCAGCGCCGAAGCGACGATAACCACAAGCGGCGGCACGACGCAGAGCCAGCTCACGTTGAACTCGGCGGCGATCATGGTCTGGATGGCCTTGATGCGCTCGGCATCCAGCGTCTGACCGGCAAAACCGCGCCCCCAGAAGATGTACACGGCGAAGCAGATCAGCAGTGTCGGCAGAGTGGTCCAGAGCATGGCGCGGATGTGATCGAACAGGTCGTTTCCGGCCACGGCCGGAGCCAGATTCGTGGTATCCGAAAGGGGCGACATTTTGTCGCCGAAGTAGGCTCCCGAGACCACGCAGCCGGCGGTCATGGCGGCGGGGACGCCCAACCCGTTGCCGATGCCCATCAGCGCGACGCCGATCGTTGCCTCGGTGGACCACGAAGAACCGGTGCAGAGAGCGATGATCGAACAGATCACCATGGTGGCCAGCGGGAAGTACGCGGGGCTGAGGATGTCCAGACCGTGATAGATCAGGCCGGGGATGATGCCGGCACGCATCCAGATGCCAATGAGAATGCCGACGAGCATCAAGATCATGCACGAGGGCAGCGAGGCCATAATGCTGTTCAGCGCCGCCTGCATGACGTCGTCGTATTTCAGCTTCAGCCACCAGCAGTCGACCAGAGCCACTACCATGGCCAGCATGGCGATGGGCACGTGCACGTCGACGCCGTATTTCAGCGTTGCCAGCGAGACGACGGCCGTGATCAGGGCGATCAGCAGAAGCGCCGCTCCCAGCGTCGCTTCGCGTTTTGTTTCGTGCGGAACTCTCTTTTCTTCTTCCAACATCGTTGTTTCCTCCTTCACGATTTCAAATTCGCATACGAGCGTCTCGCGGATGCCCGGTAAAACACCCCGTTAACCGAGCCGTAGCGCGGCTTTCAGCCTCTGCGCCGGAGCGGATGTTCCACGTGGAACATCCGCTCCGGCGCAAAAATTTTCAGCGCGACCAAACCTTTCTTCCCTCCAGATACGTGGCCAGATGCGTCGTGCGGCGCAGTTCCATGGCAGGCTTTTCAAAAGGATTGCCGT
This sequence is a window from Pyramidobacter sp. YE332. Protein-coding genes within it:
- the nhaC gene encoding Na+/H+ antiporter NhaC, which encodes MLEEEKRVPHETKREATLGAALLLIALITAVVSLATLKYGVDVHVPIAMLAMVVALVDCWWLKLKYDDVMQAALNSIMASLPSCMILMLVGILIGIWMRAGIIPGLIYHGLDILSPAYFPLATMVICSIIALCTGSSWSTEATIGVALMGIGNGLGVPAAMTAGCVVSGAYFGDKMSPLSDTTNLAPAVAGNDLFDHIRAMLWTTLPTLLICFAVYIFWGRGFAGQTLDAERIKAIQTMIAAEFNVSWLCVVPPLVVIVASALRVPAMPGICLGILVSVIMAFTQGVSIGEIWSLGQSGYKPQLTAQVAGAADMTAVAGLLAERGITLAPELAKDVSAMISRLVGRGGMFPMMWSVELAIAAMAMGGFLEAGGFLRVLLSAITRGVRRAGGLIATTIASCFIGNLLTGSQYLSIIIPGRMFKEKFAESGLAPRMLSRSLEDCGTLTSVLIPWNVCAGYAAGVLGVATLDYAPYALLNWLCPFVAIAIIYLGIGVFWRQPDGSIKRERRTLINARAAE